The following coding sequences lie in one Treponema sp. OMZ 790 genomic window:
- a CDS encoding bacteriohemerythrin, translated as MDDFVVWDASYDLGIEQVDKQHRRLVELINELYHACLGEKGALEEKFKQVMKELVEYVMIHFKDEERMMEEINYPNIKEHKQNHEDFVKEILQSVNDYRNGKQFVPNAFVRFLRDWLFNHILITDKEMSRFYFAHKK; from the coding sequence ATGGATGATTTTGTTGTCTGGGATGCCAGCTATGATTTGGGAATAGAACAAGTAGATAAGCAGCATAGAAGATTGGTAGAGCTGATAAACGAATTGTATCATGCCTGTCTGGGCGAAAAAGGAGCCTTGGAAGAAAAGTTTAAACAGGTAATGAAAGAACTTGTAGAATATGTAATGATTCATTTTAAAGATGAAGAAAGAATGATGGAAGAAATCAATTATCCGAACATCAAAGAACATAAACAAAATCATGAAGATTTTGTAAAAGAAATTTTACAATCCGTAAATGACTATCGCAACGGAAAACAATTTGTTCCAAATGCCTTTGTGCGGTTTTTACGTGATTGGCTTTTTAACCACATCCTAATCACGGATAAAGAAATGTCCCGTTTCTATTTTGCACATAAAAAATAA
- a CDS encoding Lon protease family protein, which yields MMNGSAEKLNLDELEFSFPESKIRELKNNGLDSAIVGQDRALKAIELGLGIEGEGYNIFVMGAPGTGRRTVLASLLRNYKPNSAKLQDIAYAYNFSRPIEPIALFFPAGEGRLFRNKIKKAIGKIHTQTLALLKSEGFLAEQKKIVTKTDNEENLLITEFETKMLHTGFKVLQIKDENNQSLDLIPIIKGKEVSFSELQSRAARKKFSEQELAALREKYYASLDEMSELFSLLRDKRIAMDESLLKHQKDSVMPIINEALEPLRKLVDSYTAKSDNPKQIEDNKKILLFLKKAEEDLISRMNIYSAEFKSSRIKKNFFGRYLINLICENNKDKNYVINENLPSFTNLFGTIESHSDSDAPEINGHLRIREGAVHRAFGGYLIVRLHDLLEEDDSWSYLKRVLQSGKIEIQMPPSGNHTPSVFKPEALPANFKIIIIGGEYTYDILYQEDPDFYKLFKVCAEFDSVMQKNDKNIAALIHLTEFLCKEKKALSFDDSGYSRLISYASELAGSRHLLTAQFTKISDLIIEADFNAKQQHKNAICAAVLNDTIEKRHYLHALPEEKFAEMVQLGEILIDVSGSKLAKINGLAVEERGYHSFGVPVSVTAQASPGTGGIINIEREAGLSGEIYDKAHLIITSLLREKFSKDIPLSISASICFEQSYSYIDGDSASCAEFLALISAIGGFEMRQDIAVTGSLNQHGMVQPVGGITEKIEGFFNTCKILGFTGTQGVMIPFSNKNNLFLSKEVQEAVKDGKFNIWTIKTIDEGIKLLSGLQEEMYTWMISQRLEEFYKKVNEISLRKN from the coding sequence ATGATGAACGGTTCTGCAGAAAAATTAAACCTTGACGAACTGGAATTTTCCTTTCCCGAATCCAAGATAAGGGAATTAAAAAATAACGGGCTTGACTCGGCGATAGTCGGGCAAGACCGTGCTCTAAAGGCAATCGAACTGGGACTCGGCATAGAGGGTGAAGGCTATAACATTTTTGTTATGGGTGCACCCGGAACAGGCCGAAGAACCGTCCTAGCATCTCTCTTGCGGAATTATAAACCAAATTCCGCAAAACTTCAAGATATAGCCTATGCTTATAACTTCAGCCGGCCGATTGAACCTATAGCCCTTTTTTTTCCTGCCGGAGAGGGAAGGCTGTTCCGCAATAAAATAAAAAAAGCTATAGGTAAGATTCATACACAGACTCTCGCTCTTTTAAAATCCGAAGGATTTTTGGCCGAGCAAAAAAAAATCGTTACCAAAACCGACAATGAAGAAAATCTGCTTATAACGGAGTTCGAGACCAAGATGCTGCATACGGGTTTTAAGGTATTGCAGATAAAAGATGAAAACAATCAGTCATTGGATTTAATTCCCATCATAAAGGGAAAGGAAGTTTCTTTTAGCGAACTTCAATCAAGGGCTGCCCGAAAAAAATTCAGCGAACAAGAGCTGGCTGCCTTGCGTGAAAAATACTATGCTTCTCTCGATGAAATGTCCGAGCTCTTTTCTCTTTTACGGGATAAGAGGATTGCAATGGACGAAAGCCTTCTAAAACATCAAAAAGATTCCGTTATGCCGATAATTAATGAAGCCCTCGAACCTTTAAGAAAGCTGGTCGATTCCTATACGGCAAAATCCGATAACCCCAAACAGATCGAAGACAATAAAAAGATTCTTTTATTTTTAAAAAAGGCCGAAGAAGATTTAATCAGCAGAATGAATATCTACAGTGCGGAATTTAAATCTTCCAGGATAAAGAAAAACTTTTTCGGGCGCTACCTTATCAATCTTATTTGTGAAAATAATAAAGATAAAAATTACGTAATAAATGAAAATCTTCCCAGCTTTACGAATTTATTCGGCACTATCGAGTCTCATTCCGATTCGGATGCTCCCGAAATTAACGGGCATTTGCGCATAAGGGAAGGTGCCGTCCACAGGGCCTTCGGCGGCTATCTTATAGTAAGGCTTCACGACTTGCTTGAAGAAGACGACTCTTGGTCCTATTTAAAAAGAGTTTTGCAGTCGGGCAAAATCGAAATACAGATGCCCCCGTCGGGGAACCATACTCCGAGTGTTTTTAAACCCGAAGCTCTCCCTGCAAATTTTAAGATAATCATAATAGGCGGAGAATACACCTACGATATTCTTTATCAGGAAGACCCCGACTTTTACAAGCTCTTTAAGGTCTGTGCCGAATTTGATTCGGTAATGCAAAAAAACGATAAAAACATTGCTGCCCTGATTCATTTGACCGAGTTCCTTTGTAAAGAAAAAAAAGCTCTCAGCTTCGATGATTCGGGATACAGCCGCCTGATTTCCTATGCGTCTGAACTTGCAGGTTCCCGCCATCTTCTTACGGCTCAATTCACTAAAATTTCGGACCTTATTATCGAAGCAGATTTTAATGCAAAGCAGCAACACAAGAATGCCATTTGCGCCGCCGTCTTAAACGACACAATCGAAAAGCGGCACTACCTTCATGCTCTTCCTGAAGAAAAATTTGCAGAGATGGTTCAGCTGGGCGAAATTTTAATAGATGTTTCGGGCTCCAAGCTTGCAAAAATAAACGGCCTCGCCGTAGAGGAAAGGGGATATCATTCTTTCGGTGTGCCCGTTTCGGTTACGGCCCAAGCTTCCCCGGGGACGGGAGGCATAATCAATATAGAAAGGGAAGCCGGCCTTTCGGGCGAAATCTACGATAAGGCCCACCTTATCATAACTTCTCTTTTGCGGGAAAAATTCTCAAAGGATATTCCTCTTTCAATTTCTGCAAGTATTTGTTTTGAACAGTCCTACAGCTACATCGACGGAGACTCCGCTTCTTGCGCCGAGTTTTTAGCCCTTATTTCTGCCATCGGCGGTTTTGAGATGAGGCAGGATATAGCCGTTACGGGAAGCTTAAACCAGCACGGCATGGTTCAGCCGGTAGGCGGTATCACCGAAAAGATTGAAGGCTTTTTTAATACCTGTAAAATTTTAGGCTTTACCGGCACTCAAGGTGTTATGATTCCTTTCAGCAATAAAAACAATTTGTTTTTATCCAAGGAAGTTCAAGAAGCCGTAAAGGATGGTAAGTTTAATATTTGGACAATAAAGACGATCGATGAAGGAATAAAACTTTTATCGGGCCTTCAAGAAGAGATGTACACTTGGATGATTTCTCAAAGGCTTGAAGAGTTTTACAAAAAGGTCAACGAAATTTCTTTGAGGAAAAATTAA
- the xseA gene encoding exodeoxyribonuclease VII large subunit: MVQTYSVYEITLQIKELLERGFGYVSIEGEISNFRPSAAGHLYFTLKDDKASIQAVMFKGKSRTLSFVPKDGMTVKAEGAISVYEQRGSYQIIIEEMSLAGEGNILKMLEERKQKLAAEGLFDSERKKALPPFPNRIAVITSPTGAAVRDIINVVKRRNEKIDIVVLPAIVQGEEAAPALIRQLKIADEKKLGDVIIIGRGGGSLEDLLPFSDEELVRAIAACKTLVISAVGHEIDWALSDFAADMRAPTPSAAAELAAPILNDIMYSIAVSREDLTQNIENRIERIRLMLNNFKPDSLELRFRNIQQPLLARFDTAKEEILAGMQDRCRDFKQRLLILNKILEGANPQAILDRGYSIVRNAETGKTIRSFLQVKEGERVLIQPSKGTIEAEIKGTTG; the protein is encoded by the coding sequence ATGGTACAAACTTATTCCGTATATGAAATCACTTTGCAAATAAAAGAACTTTTGGAAAGAGGCTTCGGCTATGTTTCGATTGAGGGCGAAATTTCAAACTTCCGCCCCTCAGCTGCCGGCCACCTCTATTTTACTTTAAAGGATGACAAGGCTTCAATTCAGGCCGTGATGTTTAAGGGAAAGTCCCGCACTTTGAGCTTTGTTCCCAAGGACGGCATGACCGTAAAAGCGGAAGGAGCAATTTCGGTATATGAGCAGCGCGGTTCTTATCAGATTATTATCGAAGAGATGAGTCTTGCAGGCGAGGGCAATATTTTAAAAATGCTTGAAGAGCGCAAACAAAAACTTGCCGCCGAGGGGCTTTTCGATTCCGAAAGGAAAAAAGCCTTGCCGCCTTTTCCGAACCGCATTGCAGTAATTACAAGCCCCACCGGAGCTGCCGTCAGGGATATCATAAATGTGGTAAAAAGACGGAACGAAAAAATAGATATAGTTGTTCTTCCTGCAATAGTGCAGGGGGAAGAGGCCGCTCCCGCCTTAATCAGACAGCTAAAAATTGCAGATGAAAAAAAATTGGGCGATGTCATTATAATAGGGCGGGGGGGAGGCTCTTTGGAAGACCTTCTTCCCTTTTCGGATGAAGAACTTGTCAGGGCAATAGCCGCCTGCAAAACTCTCGTCATCTCTGCTGTAGGTCACGAAATCGACTGGGCTTTATCGGACTTTGCCGCCGACATGAGGGCTCCTACTCCCTCTGCTGCCGCAGAGCTGGCTGCTCCCATCTTAAACGATATAATGTATTCCATCGCCGTAAGCCGCGAGGACCTCACACAAAACATCGAAAACCGAATTGAAAGGATAAGGCTCATGCTGAATAATTTTAAGCCCGATTCCTTGGAACTGCGCTTTAGAAACATTCAGCAGCCCCTTCTTGCAAGATTCGACACCGCAAAAGAAGAAATCCTTGCAGGCATGCAGGATAGGTGCCGAGATTTTAAGCAAAGGCTTTTAATTTTAAACAAGATTTTGGAAGGAGCAAACCCTCAAGCTATTTTGGACAGGGGTTATTCCATTGTGCGCAATGCCGAAACAGGCAAAACCATCCGCTCCTTTTTGCAAGTTAAAGAAGGAGAGCGGGTTTTAATTCAGCCTTCAAAGGGAACAATTGAGGCTGAGATAAAAGGAACTACGGGTTAA
- a CDS encoding TRAP transporter large permease subunit: MRKIVNGFILALTAVLIVLPFILHVAGNLGKSSLESGRLIVQLVFVFACLAGIITTAEKKQLNIEVFTSKFDKKIQDIIQKVVACLNIAILTAIFLSVFPNYNMISSEDHILHIPIMIFFSALPPMYLIMLVLEVKRSRCIIISIVGLLLGMLISTGSILGLLNLIFSSWYPEINDSGFAELLTNIFNFMQIFSEKAIWGIVLILTAFSLFGMPLYIVLSGLAYFAFMTTGGYVESIPMETYNILTDTSIAAIPMFTVAGYLLAGGSAGNRLLNFVKSSVGCIRGGVVIASVLVATFFTTFTGASGVTILALGGILSVILTGSGYSEDDSEALITASGSIGLLLPPSLAVIVYGATNFMTVNIFDLFKGSILPGILLALSMITVGIIKDKSSKRIRFSREALFESFKSGFLELLLPILIAVFYFGGYFTLFETAAFTVLYSFILEVFIRKDFTIKKSLAVILQSIPIAGGVLVIIGAAKGLALFLVYAGIPETLSDLAITFVGSKILFLLLLNIVLLIVGCIMDLYSAILVVSPLIIPVAESFGIHPVHTGVIFLTNLALGFLTPPIGMNLFIASYTFKKPVIKIVKNILPYLAVQFIILLLITYIPWFSMIFVK, translated from the coding sequence ATGAGAAAGATAGTTAATGGTTTTATTTTAGCTTTGACGGCAGTACTTATTGTACTGCCTTTTATTCTTCATGTTGCCGGCAATTTAGGAAAAAGCAGTCTGGAATCGGGTCGCTTGATTGTTCAGCTTGTTTTTGTCTTTGCATGTCTTGCCGGTATAATAACTACCGCGGAAAAAAAACAGCTCAATATAGAAGTTTTTACTTCCAAATTCGATAAAAAAATTCAAGACATCATACAAAAGGTTGTGGCCTGTTTAAATATTGCAATACTTACGGCTATATTTCTATCGGTATTCCCAAATTATAATATGATTTCTTCAGAGGATCACATCCTTCACATTCCCATAATGATTTTCTTTTCAGCTCTTCCGCCTATGTACCTAATCATGCTCGTACTCGAAGTAAAAAGAAGCAGGTGCATAATTATAAGTATCGTAGGCTTACTGCTTGGGATGCTAATAAGTACCGGTTCCATTTTAGGCCTTTTAAATTTGATATTCAGTTCATGGTATCCTGAAATAAACGACTCCGGCTTTGCCGAGCTTTTAACCAATATATTTAACTTTATGCAAATTTTTTCGGAAAAAGCTATTTGGGGAATCGTGTTGATATTGACGGCTTTCAGCCTTTTCGGTATGCCTCTTTACATTGTACTTTCAGGTCTGGCATATTTTGCATTTATGACTACAGGCGGATATGTAGAAAGTATTCCGATGGAAACTTATAATATTTTAACGGATACCTCAATAGCGGCCATTCCTATGTTTACCGTGGCAGGATATCTTTTAGCCGGAGGAAGTGCAGGAAACCGGCTTTTGAACTTTGTAAAAAGCTCTGTCGGATGTATAAGAGGCGGTGTCGTAATTGCTTCCGTTCTGGTTGCTACATTTTTTACAACTTTTACAGGAGCCTCAGGAGTAACTATCTTGGCGCTCGGAGGTATCTTAAGCGTAATTTTGACAGGATCAGGATATTCCGAAGATGACTCCGAAGCTCTTATAACCGCATCAGGCTCTATCGGACTATTGCTGCCTCCTAGTTTGGCAGTTATAGTTTACGGTGCCACTAATTTTATGACGGTAAACATATTTGACTTATTCAAGGGCTCAATTCTTCCGGGTATCCTTTTAGCCTTATCAATGATTACTGTGGGAATTATAAAGGACAAAAGCTCAAAACGAATCAGATTTTCACGAGAAGCTCTTTTTGAAAGCTTTAAATCGGGATTTTTGGAACTGCTTTTGCCAATCTTAATAGCCGTTTTTTATTTCGGGGGCTATTTTACGCTTTTTGAAACTGCAGCTTTTACAGTTCTATATTCATTTATCTTGGAAGTATTTATCAGAAAGGATTTCACCATAAAAAAATCTCTTGCCGTTATTCTTCAAAGTATACCGATTGCAGGAGGAGTTCTTGTAATAATCGGAGCGGCAAAGGGACTCGCTTTATTTTTAGTATATGCAGGAATTCCTGAAACCCTTTCCGATTTGGCTATAACATTTGTGGGTTCAAAAATTTTATTTTTACTTCTCTTAAATATTGTTCTTTTGATAGTGGGATGCATTATGGATTTGTATTCGGCAATTTTGGTAGTATCTCCGCTGATTATACCCGTTGCCGAAAGTTTCGGTATACATCCTGTCCATACAGGAGTAATTTTTTTAACTAACCTGGCTCTAGGTTTTTTAACTCCGCCTATAGGAATGAATCTATTTATAGCAAGCTATACATTTAAAAAACCGGTAATAAAAATAGTAAAAAATATATTACCCTACCTTGCAGTACAGTTTATTATTTTACTTTTGATTACATACATCCCATGGTTCAGCATGATCTTTGTAAAATAA
- the dctP gene encoding TRAP transporter substrate-binding protein DctP, producing the protein MKKKLLFIFFAFIAVSGIFAQKKVVLKIASSAPARTPWDIELKKLAQEWNKITNGLVSVRFMDMTVLGGEKAGVVKMKPSRPGQRPQIDGAILTPVGLNELAPNAKIFTLSLPFLIQSQDELDLILNKYGYVFENEIQKNGCKLITWSNVGWLSFYTKDSYSSLNELKKIKMICSNDTKDFIDVLNISGFNVLPVNPAKFTQEMKATGGARSFASVSILTYTLRLNKDVSYMLDARLCPIMAGFVIADESWALIPEQYKPAMLAAMDRTTKNLNAALEDMEKDYAKKMKQEGLKVISLTSQQKKEWAQEFHMDMKKVQKAIPSVINAEIYEKIVKQLEAYRK; encoded by the coding sequence ATGAAGAAAAAATTATTGTTTATCTTTTTTGCATTTATAGCAGTTTCGGGTATTTTTGCTCAAAAGAAAGTCGTTTTGAAAATTGCAAGCAGTGCACCTGCAAGAACTCCATGGGATATAGAATTAAAAAAATTAGCTCAGGAGTGGAATAAAATAACAAACGGACTTGTAAGTGTACGGTTTATGGATATGACTGTTCTCGGCGGAGAAAAGGCCGGAGTTGTAAAGATGAAGCCGTCCCGGCCCGGACAAAGGCCTCAGATCGATGGAGCTATTTTGACTCCTGTAGGTCTAAACGAACTTGCACCGAATGCAAAAATTTTTACTCTTTCTCTCCCCTTCTTAATACAAAGCCAAGACGAGCTTGATTTAATTTTAAATAAATACGGTTATGTTTTTGAAAACGAAATTCAAAAGAATGGATGTAAACTCATAACATGGTCAAATGTAGGCTGGCTTTCTTTTTATACAAAGGATTCATACTCAAGTCTAAATGAACTAAAGAAAATCAAAATGATCTGTTCAAATGACACAAAGGACTTTATTGATGTTCTAAATATTTCAGGCTTTAATGTCCTTCCTGTAAACCCTGCAAAATTCACTCAAGAAATGAAAGCGACAGGCGGAGCAAGGAGCTTTGCATCAGTTTCCATTTTAACCTATACTCTAAGACTCAACAAAGATGTTTCTTATATGCTTGATGCAAGACTCTGTCCCATAATGGCAGGTTTTGTTATTGCAGATGAATCATGGGCTCTTATACCTGAACAATACAAACCTGCAATGCTCGCAGCAATGGATAGAACAACAAAAAACCTCAATGCAGCCCTTGAAGATATGGAAAAAGATTATGCAAAAAAAATGAAACAAGAAGGACTTAAAGTAATAAGCCTTACCTCGCAACAAAAAAAGGAATGGGCACAAGAATTTCATATGGATATGAAGAAAGTTCAAAAAGCAATTCCAAGTGTCATAAATGCCGAAATATACGAAAAAATTGTAAAACAGCTTGAAGCATATAGAAAATAA
- a CDS encoding TRAP transporter TatT component family protein: MKNRNSNFFLFKNTMLVLVVLLGLIFSSCSIKKMAYNSVANAMAPLPEKKINIKPDPDSPNPITALTEEDDIELVGEVFPIILKLYEGMHIANPSHRGLAIMTGELYIMYANAFIEGPANYLSDDEYDKKDKAFNRAKKFYKRGYTKILYALETAYPGFTEAVKSDNPEKINSALKNCQIYDAEALHWAGSGILAAFSLDPLDIQSLQAVQGARAMLEKVCSLDPKYSEGSTWEILTKFYASAPDNLGGDIEKAHKAYQKAFELSGGKNPSVYVTYALSFCVPKQDSKGFDEAIKKALAVDPELNPDNKLVIGISQRYAAWLKENKELFILGE, encoded by the coding sequence ATGAAAAATAGAAATAGCAATTTTTTCTTATTTAAAAATACCATGCTTGTTTTGGTAGTTCTGTTAGGCCTTATTTTTTCTTCTTGCTCAATAAAAAAGATGGCATATAATTCTGTCGCGAATGCCATGGCTCCTCTACCGGAAAAAAAGATAAATATAAAACCGGATCCCGATTCTCCTAATCCTATTACGGCTTTGACCGAAGAAGACGATATTGAGCTTGTGGGAGAAGTTTTTCCTATAATTTTAAAGCTTTATGAGGGAATGCACATAGCTAACCCATCCCATCGGGGGCTTGCTATTATGACCGGGGAACTTTATATAATGTATGCAAATGCTTTTATTGAAGGACCTGCGAATTATCTTTCGGATGATGAATACGATAAAAAAGATAAGGCTTTTAATAGGGCAAAAAAATTTTATAAAAGAGGATATACCAAAATTCTTTACGCCCTGGAAACAGCCTATCCCGGATTTACTGAAGCCGTAAAATCGGATAACCCTGAAAAGATAAATTCGGCTTTAAAAAACTGCCAAATTTATGATGCGGAAGCCCTGCACTGGGCAGGATCAGGCATTTTGGCAGCATTTTCCCTTGATCCGCTGGATATTCAAAGCCTACAGGCCGTTCAAGGAGCAAGAGCAATGCTTGAAAAGGTTTGTAGTCTTGATCCCAAGTATTCCGAAGGTAGCACATGGGAAATTTTGACCAAATTTTATGCTTCGGCTCCGGATAATTTGGGCGGAGACATCGAAAAGGCTCATAAGGCCTATCAAAAAGCTTTCGAGCTCTCCGGCGGGAAAAATCCTTCGGTTTATGTAACTTATGCTCTTTCTTTTTGTGTACCTAAACAGGATAGTAAAGGTTTTGACGAGGCAATAAAAAAAGCTCTGGCCGTCGATCCGGAATTAAATCCTGATAATAAGCTGGTCATCGGTATTTCGCAAAGATATGCAGCCTGGCTTAAAGAAAATAAAGAACTTTTTATATTGGGAGAATAA
- the glmS gene encoding methylaspartate mutase subunit S, producing MARKIKLVLGVIGSDCHAVGNKILDYSLTEAGFDVTNIGVLSPQEDFINAALETSADAILVSSLYGQGELDCKGLREKCDEAGLKGIKLFVGGNIVVGKQDFTEVKKRFEDMGFDHVYPPGTSVETTINDLHADFPDHA from the coding sequence ATGGCAAGAAAGATTAAACTTGTATTGGGCGTAATAGGCTCTGATTGTCATGCTGTCGGAAATAAAATTTTGGATTACTCATTGACCGAGGCAGGTTTTGATGTAACAAACATAGGCGTTTTAAGCCCTCAGGAAGACTTTATAAATGCAGCTCTTGAAACGAGCGCGGATGCTATTTTGGTGTCCTCGCTTTACGGTCAAGGGGAATTGGACTGCAAGGGATTGAGAGAAAAATGCGACGAAGCCGGGTTAAAAGGCATCAAGCTCTTTGTCGGAGGAAACATAGTTGTAGGTAAACAGGATTTTACCGAGGTAAAAAAGAGGTTTGAAGATATGGGCTTCGATCATGTATATCCGCCGGGAACATCGGTTGAAACCACTATCAATGATCTGCATGCAGACTTCCCCGATCATGCATAG
- the glmL gene encoding methylaspartate mutase accessory protein GlmL: MNCYLFVDFGSTNTKITLVDIEKEDIVGTAKAYTTVETDVMTGYNNALEILNQKVGKNYTVVKSLACSSAAGGLKIIAIGLVPELTSEAAKRAALGAGAKVIHTYSHNLNKGEAEEIVNSNADIILLAGGTNGGDSRCIIHNAQMLADYGVKVPVVVAGNKSAEDEIIEIFKDKVDFHLAENVMPKINKLNVESARETIRNIFMSNIVHAKGMTHVESNIDNILMPTPAAVLKAAQTLSEGTDNEDGFGDIIVLDIGGATTDVHSAADGDPTQSSIFLYGLPEAFLKRTVEGDLGMRYSLPTVAEVQGPHGLRHYLPKEYKFNIEDEVKKRNEHTDFISENEKDLAFDCAVAKVCADVSMGRHVGVLTPVYTGCGASFQQEGKDLTDLRYIIGTGGILVYNPNYKEIMEACKFREDDPFSLKPKNPQFLLDKEYILSAMGLLATENPDMAIRIMKKHLL, from the coding sequence ATGAACTGCTATTTATTTGTTGATTTTGGAAGTACAAATACAAAAATAACTCTTGTGGATATCGAAAAAGAAGATATCGTAGGCACGGCAAAGGCTTATACCACAGTTGAAACCGACGTTATGACAGGATACAACAATGCTCTTGAGATCCTAAATCAAAAAGTCGGGAAAAATTATACCGTAGTAAAAAGCCTTGCCTGCTCATCTGCAGCAGGAGGCTTGAAGATTATAGCCATCGGCCTTGTTCCTGAGCTTACAAGCGAGGCAGCAAAGCGGGCCGCCCTCGGTGCCGGGGCTAAGGTAATTCATACTTACAGCCATAATCTCAATAAGGGTGAGGCTGAAGAAATAGTAAATTCCAACGCCGATATCATCCTTTTGGCAGGAGGCACAAACGGCGGAGATTCCAGATGTATAATCCACAATGCACAAATGCTTGCGGATTACGGCGTAAAGGTTCCGGTTGTTGTTGCAGGCAACAAGAGCGCCGAAGACGAAATCATCGAAATTTTTAAAGATAAAGTGGATTTTCATCTGGCCGAAAACGTAATGCCCAAGATAAACAAGCTGAACGTTGAAAGTGCAAGGGAAACAATCCGCAATATTTTTATGAGCAATATTGTGCACGCAAAGGGTATGACCCATGTCGAAAGCAATATCGACAATATTCTTATGCCTACTCCGGCTGCTGTTCTAAAAGCCGCTCAGACACTTTCGGAAGGAACAGATAATGAAGACGGGTTCGGAGATATAATCGTTTTGGATATTGGAGGGGCTACAACCGATGTTCACTCGGCTGCTGATGGAGATCCGACCCAAAGTTCGATTTTTCTCTATGGACTTCCTGAAGCCTTTTTAAAGCGTACGGTTGAAGGAGATTTGGGGATGAGATACTCTCTTCCTACAGTGGCTGAGGTACAAGGCCCCCATGGGCTTAGACACTATCTTCCCAAAGAGTATAAATTCAACATTGAAGACGAAGTAAAAAAAAGAAACGAGCATACCGACTTTATTTCTGAAAACGAAAAAGATTTAGCCTTTGATTGTGCCGTCGCTAAGGTTTGTGCAGATGTTTCTATGGGACGCCATGTGGGAGTCCTAACCCCTGTCTACACGGGCTGCGGTGCCAGCTTTCAACAAGAAGGAAAGGATTTAACCGATCTTAGATATATAATAGGTACAGGTGGAATATTGGTTTATAACCCTAACTATAAGGAAATTATGGAAGCCTGTAAGTTCCGCGAGGATGATCCTTTTAGCCTAAAGCCTAAAAATCCCCAGTTTCTTCTTGACAAGGAGTATATTTTGTCGGCTATGGGGCTTTTGGCTACCGAAAACCCCGATATGGCGATAAGAATAATGAAAAAACATCTGCTGTAA
- the rpmF gene encoding 50S ribosomal protein L32, with protein sequence MAVPRANTSKARTRRRRGINMRLQAPNLVECSGCGNLIMPHHVCPKCGFYKGKQVINPDKLD encoded by the coding sequence ATGGCTGTACCAAGAGCGAATACATCAAAGGCTAGAACAAGACGCCGACGCGGTATTAATATGCGTTTACAAGCGCCAAATCTTGTTGAGTGTTCCGGATGCGGTAATTTGATTATGCCTCATCATGTATGCCCCAAATGCGGGTTTTATAAAGGCAAGCAAGTTATTAACCCCGATAAATTAGACTAA
- the acpP gene encoding acyl carrier protein translates to MDDLFKKIQQLIAAKLEIDEDKVTLDSSFRQDLGADSLDTYELVYALEEDMGIKIPDEKANEFETVRDAYEFIKAQQK, encoded by the coding sequence ATGGATGATTTATTCAAAAAAATTCAGCAGTTAATCGCAGCAAAGTTGGAAATTGACGAAGATAAGGTTACATTAGATTCTTCATTCCGACAGGATTTAGGTGCCGACAGTCTTGACACCTATGAACTTGTTTATGCCCTTGAAGAGGATATGGGTATTAAGATCCCGGACGAAAAGGCAAATGAGTTTGAAACTGTCCGCGACGCCTATGAATTTATCAAAGCTCAGCAAAAATAA